One Anaerolineales bacterium DNA window includes the following coding sequences:
- the secG gene encoding preprotein translocase subunit SecG, giving the protein MNTYLNLAMIVVSIALVAVILLQSRGIGLGGLTGADLSVSGYHQRRGLERLIFYFTIGLSVLFFTLSMANVMAQS; this is encoded by the coding sequence TTGAATACGTATCTCAACCTCGCCATGATCGTCGTTTCGATCGCCCTGGTTGCCGTCATCCTGCTACAAAGCCGGGGAATCGGCTTGGGCGGTTTGACCGGAGCTGATCTCTCCGTCTCGGGCTATCACCAGCGCCGCGGCCTCGAGCGACTGATCTTCTACTTCACCATCGGCCTGAGCGTGCTGTTCTTCACCCTGTCCATGGCGAACGTCATGGCGCAGTCCTGA